DNA from Sphaerodactylus townsendi isolate TG3544 linkage group LG08, MPM_Stown_v2.3, whole genome shotgun sequence:
aggaacttttttttacagtaagagttttttacagtaacagagaaattattaatgccccgcccccggaatgcccagccacgcccccgtcgtgccccacccagccccattggcgctacgccactgtttgaatcccaccaccatgggaacctgttgctaaaatttttggatcccaccactgccataaccCCATACTGCCTCAACATTATTGTtggcttgttgtgggtttttgccTCACCCCTCTCCCTGCAAGGAAGGGGAACGGCTCTGTTTCCTGCTTTGCGAAATATAGATGTGGACCCAACGGGAGCCGTTTACCTTCGGTCACGACCAGCAGGCCTCTTTCGTGGTCTGCGGTGCTGACGAGATAGCCTCTTCTTGCCAAGTTGCCGGGTGTACCTGTAAGAAAAAGGAGATGTGGCAAGAAAACCATTTCTGCTCGGCGCCAACTCGGGATGGCATGCCAGTTTTTTAGGCTTAACTTGGGCTGGGAACACCTTGAACTCAGGTCAGAGAGAAACAATCAGCCACACTGAAGGGAAGAGCGGCAGGAGAGGATGGAACAGAAGAAACCAGAAAGTCTAGGTTGTACAAATGGATTCACAGGGTTGGCAACTACCAGGTttgggatatttatttttatttgtttatgggttttgtataccgccctacccccgaagggctctgggcggtgcacaacatagtttcctcttacagcacatacaaacaaaaccccattaaaattaaaacacagcggtaaaattaacaaagatggcgtcacgcaataaaccccaattaaaaccctcccaaagagggggggagcagaacgaaaaagtgggtcccgtagatggcaaagggaactccGAGCCGGAGGAATAAAAGTAAGGTGACCaaatttttactcctgtaacccGGGGGGCGTGTGCGCGCGCACCCtgcacggctgcaggagcacactgccttttgcggcgctccccggtcaggaaacagggaagcgccccagaaggcagtgcggcagcgcaggaggcgcacacggccgcaggagcgcattgcctaatcgggacaattttaaaaccccatgggacacgggacacattgcggaaaagcgtgagtgtcccgccaaaagcgggatggctggtcaccttaaataaaaggggcacttcaatcagcggctggacactccaaaggcccggtggaacaactcagtcttacaggccctgcggaattcaccaagatcccgcagggccgggacagctggagggagagtgttccaccaggcaggggccagggctgagaaggccctagcctgagtggaggccagccgcatcattgaggggccgggaaccaccagcaaattggcctcctgAGGccaatttataaatataaatattcctGAGGGTTTgcggtggaggtggggaggggaggggaggggaggaaagatcTTAGCTGGGTGTACTGCCATcacatccaccttccaaagcagccattttctccaagagaactgatcacTGATGTCAGGAGATGTTGCCATTCCTCAcaagctggaggttggcaactgtacttACCACATAGCTCGCCCGTGGAGGTGATGCACAGCTGGCGGACACCAGCCAACATCTGCAGCCCAAGATAGGAACGACCCTGCTTCTCCTCGCCTGGCTGCTGTGTGTGTCTCAGTCCTCCCTTGCACCTTGACCACCCAGGAGGTGAAGTCAGGGGTCCCTGGTGCCTGATTCCACACGGCACCGCTTCAGAATGCATCCAGGCGTCCGTGTGGCAGCTGTGCTCCCCAGAACCACACACTCTAGCAAATCCACCCTGTGTGACCCTCCTAGACTGGGACCTTGGGATGCCTGTTGAATGAGAGCTCAACGTTGCTCCATCCTGAGATCTTTCCACAGCCTCTGAGAAGTCCTGCTTCTTCTTCGGCGACCTGGAAACAGTTTCGATGTGTCTCTCGCGAGTCAGACGTCCGAAGGGCGAGGGCTGGGAGTCCACCACAGACATCTTGAGAGGATGAGGCAGGTCTCCGGAGGCATGGGCTTCGGCCCCTCGGCCTCCAGAACCCAATGTGAACCAGAGGCCCAAGGGGAACGAGAGTCTCGACCCACAGACGGCCCGGCTGCCCCCGCCCCGCTTCAGCAAACTCACTTGACAAGGTTTTCCCATTCACTGAGGCGTTTCTGCGGCAACCACCCGGATCTGCCCCAGTGTGCAGGACAATAGTGTCGCCGGAGTGGAAAAGGAGAACTCGGCCAGACGAGGCAGTCAGCAAATAGGAACAGCTGTGCAACAGAGCCcttggagggggggtgggaggggggtgaaaagATGAGTTGCCAAGGTTCACCTGGGGGGGATTCctggacagaggaaggggaagggaatctcaggtcgattccgcacttgtgttatcgacctaagtttgagctgcgttcgacctaagtgctccgcacaaccactgggatcaacgtggttttgtaccagcttcgccccgtgtaacggtccaatttccgacaccagttgggaactactactttttcagggaaccccgctcgaactcagcttgattccagtaaagtgcggaatctctggtgccaggagtcccccattcagccaatcacagctgagtgtttcgggcatgcgtacagctggccaatcaaaaaatgccaccttcatccctccattcctgtggcagttttttttaataacgtgtgtggggatagacggaacatggccgtagaacagtagccaatcggaacagagcagcgaagaggcacaggatgattctgccctccgagctgggatcaagctggttgcagtggggaacaacaatggcttcgacctaggtcagtacccttctcagggaactgggtcaaacctattttactcatgtgcagaatcgccctcaGTGTAGATTTGATGCTGTAGAAGtgctggttctaacctttaaggcagggggtcttcaaactatggccctccagatgttcatagactacaattcccatgagccctaccacttggccatgctggcggggctgatgggaactgtagtccatgaacatctggagggccatagtttgaagacccctgctttaaggccTCAAGCGGTGTGCGACCCTGATGTCTTTGAGACTGCATCCACCCGTATCATCCACGGAGGATGCTTTGGTCCTCTGATGGAAATTTGTTGGTGGTTCTTGGCCCAAAGGATATCTatctggcctcaaccagagcgaGGGCTTTTTTGACCCTGGATCCAGCCAGGTGGAACTCCCTGTCAGCTGACCCCAGGGCCTTGTGGGACCTTAaacagttccatagggcctgtaaaacagagataTTTCACTTGGCCTTTGATTAAAGCCATTCCgtgaatggaggaggaggagtttggatttacaccccacctttctctcctgtaaggagactcaaagtggcctacaaattcctttcccttcccctccccacaacagacaccttgtgaggcaggtggggctcagagagtccagagtgactagcccaaggtcacccagcaggaatgtaggagtgca
Protein-coding regions in this window:
- the LOC125438536 gene encoding uncharacterized protein LOC125438536, coding for MGKPCQVSLLKRGGGSRAVCGSRLSFPLGLWFTLGSGGRGAEAHASGDLPHPLKMSVVDSQPSPFGRLTRERHIETVSRSPKKKQDFSEAVERSQDGATLSSHSTGIPRSQSRRVTQGGFARVCGSGEHSCHTDAWMHSEAVPCGIRHQGPLTSPPGWSRCKGGLRHTQQPGEEKQGRSYLGLQMLAGVRQLCITSTGELCGTPGNLARRGYLVSTADHERGLLVVTEGCRDARNTEKSLGSKKALDRRILRIKQKRGRRRPRPLRNTTEKPPAQPAKTFGR